One region of Quercus lobata isolate SW786 chromosome 2, ValleyOak3.0 Primary Assembly, whole genome shotgun sequence genomic DNA includes:
- the LOC115975292 gene encoding uncharacterized protein LOC115975292 isoform X1 produces MSFEKQFCENYFVLKPDNASFYDLASFLFSSKSETSKFIEGSEELKGDFWRRWYIFNSLFAQKLLLKVGKPMVQIGNVLELWLNLLSSNGGLLRLITNFLTGKLVRPNKSSAKFTSVLANLDQRVELDKSISYGNRKYNASLSIMASKLSYENEVFVKTIIKDHWNMEFLGFNNFWNDYLEDAATQAIMFQDTRVDPNLIVVAFRGTEPFDPEAWRTDVDLSWYQFEGVGKTHSGFMKALGLQKNKGWPKEIEQGINQKKYAYYEIRQRLRELLQKNENAKFILTGHSLGAALAILFLTVLAKHEEERLMHKLEGVYTFGQPRVGDNQLGGYIEKRLKQYDVRYLRFVYCNDIVPRVPYDDETFFFTHFGPCLYYNSFYKGKILKDEPNKNYFSATWAIFKFMNAVWELIRSFIIPYTSGQEYKESWLMKMMRIFGLVFPGLAEHSPLDYVNVTRLGSLPLGLQDSKVN; encoded by the exons ATGTCTTTTGAGAAACAATTCtgtgaaaattattttgtgcTGAAGCCAGATAACGCTAGTTTCTATGATCTCGCTagctttctcttttcctctaaATCAGAAACTAGTAAATTCATCGAGGGCTCAGAAGAACTTAAGGGAGACTTTTGGAGAAGATGGTACATCTTCAACTCCCTTTTTGCGCAGAAACTCCTCCTTAAGGTGGGAAAACCTATGGTCCAAATAGGGAATGTGTTAGAGCTATGGCTGAATCTTCTTTCAAGCAACGGTGGATTACTCAGGCTCATCACCAATTTCTTAACAG GAAAATTGGTAAGGCCGAATAAGTCATCGGCAAAGTTTACATCTGTGTTGGCAAATCTTGATCAAAGAGTGGAATTAGACAAAAGCATTAGTTATGGTAACAGAAAATACAACGCGTCGCTCTCAATTATGGCTTCCAAATTGTCGTATGAAAATGAAGTATTCGTTAAAACCATAATCAAAGATCATTGGAAT ATGGAATTCTTGGGCTTCAACAACTTTTGGAATG ATTACTTGGAGGACGCTGCAACTCAAGCCATTATGTTCCAAGATACAAGGGTTGACCCTAATCTAATTGTGGTTGCATTTAGGGGCACCGAGCCATTCGACCCAGAAGCATGGAGAACAGATGTGGATCTCTCGTGGTATCAATTTGAAGGGGTGGGTAAGACTCATAGTGGCTTTATGAAAGCTCTTGGTCTTCAAAAGAACAAAGGATGGCCCAAAGAAATAGAACAAGGAATTAACCAAAAGAAATATGCTTATTATGAAATCAGACAAAGGTTGAGAgagttattgcaaaaaaatgagaatgcaaaatttataTTAACAGGACACAGCTTGGGTGCGGCATTGGCAATTTTGTTTCTAACTGTGCTAGCAAAACATGAAGAGGAAAGGTTGATGCATAAGTTGGAGGGAGTGTATACATTTGGGCAACCAAGGGTCGGAGACAATCAGTTGGGGGGTTATATTGAGAAGAGGTTGAAGCAATATGATGTGAGGTATTTAAGGTTTGTTTACTGCAATGACATAGTGCCTAGGGTCCCTTATGATGATGAAACTTTCTTTTTTACTCACTTTGGACCTTGCCTCTACTACAATAGCTTCTATAAAGGAAAG ATTTTGAAGGACGAGCCAAATAAGAACTACTTCTCAGCGACATGGGCCATTTTCAAATTTATGAATGCAGTTTGGGAGCTAATCCGGAGTTTCATTATCCCATATACAAGCGGTCAGGAGTACAAAGAAAGTTGGTTAATGAAAATGATGAGGATTTTTGGATTGGTATTTCCAGGATTAGCAGAACATTCGCCTCTAGATTATGTTAATGTTACCCGATTGGGATCTTTACCTCTAGGCCTACAAGATTCTAAGGTTAACTGA
- the LOC115975292 gene encoding uncharacterized protein LOC115975292 isoform X2: MAESSFKQRWITQAHHQFLNRGGFPGKLVRPNKSSAKFTSVLANLDQRVELDKSISYGNRKYNASLSIMASKLSYENEVFVKTIIKDHWNMEFLGFNNFWNDYLEDAATQAIMFQDTRVDPNLIVVAFRGTEPFDPEAWRTDVDLSWYQFEGVGKTHSGFMKALGLQKNKGWPKEIEQGINQKKYAYYEIRQRLRELLQKNENAKFILTGHSLGAALAILFLTVLAKHEEERLMHKLEGVYTFGQPRVGDNQLGGYIEKRLKQYDVRYLRFVYCNDIVPRVPYDDETFFFTHFGPCLYYNSFYKGKILKDEPNKNYFSATWAIFKFMNAVWELIRSFIIPYTSGQEYKESWLMKMMRIFGLVFPGLAEHSPLDYVNVTRLGSLPLGLQDSKVN; the protein is encoded by the exons ATGGCTGAATCTTCTTTCAAGCAACGGTGGATTACTCAGGCTCATCACCAATTTCTTAACAG GGGGGGTTTTCCAGGAAAATTGGTAAGGCCGAATAAGTCATCGGCAAAGTTTACATCTGTGTTGGCAAATCTTGATCAAAGAGTGGAATTAGACAAAAGCATTAGTTATGGTAACAGAAAATACAACGCGTCGCTCTCAATTATGGCTTCCAAATTGTCGTATGAAAATGAAGTATTCGTTAAAACCATAATCAAAGATCATTGGAAT ATGGAATTCTTGGGCTTCAACAACTTTTGGAATG ATTACTTGGAGGACGCTGCAACTCAAGCCATTATGTTCCAAGATACAAGGGTTGACCCTAATCTAATTGTGGTTGCATTTAGGGGCACCGAGCCATTCGACCCAGAAGCATGGAGAACAGATGTGGATCTCTCGTGGTATCAATTTGAAGGGGTGGGTAAGACTCATAGTGGCTTTATGAAAGCTCTTGGTCTTCAAAAGAACAAAGGATGGCCCAAAGAAATAGAACAAGGAATTAACCAAAAGAAATATGCTTATTATGAAATCAGACAAAGGTTGAGAgagttattgcaaaaaaatgagaatgcaaaatttataTTAACAGGACACAGCTTGGGTGCGGCATTGGCAATTTTGTTTCTAACTGTGCTAGCAAAACATGAAGAGGAAAGGTTGATGCATAAGTTGGAGGGAGTGTATACATTTGGGCAACCAAGGGTCGGAGACAATCAGTTGGGGGGTTATATTGAGAAGAGGTTGAAGCAATATGATGTGAGGTATTTAAGGTTTGTTTACTGCAATGACATAGTGCCTAGGGTCCCTTATGATGATGAAACTTTCTTTTTTACTCACTTTGGACCTTGCCTCTACTACAATAGCTTCTATAAAGGAAAG ATTTTGAAGGACGAGCCAAATAAGAACTACTTCTCAGCGACATGGGCCATTTTCAAATTTATGAATGCAGTTTGGGAGCTAATCCGGAGTTTCATTATCCCATATACAAGCGGTCAGGAGTACAAAGAAAGTTGGTTAATGAAAATGATGAGGATTTTTGGATTGGTATTTCCAGGATTAGCAGAACATTCGCCTCTAGATTATGTTAATGTTACCCGATTGGGATCTTTACCTCTAGGCCTACAAGATTCTAAGGTTAACTGA